A genome region from Pseudomonas anguilliseptica includes the following:
- a CDS encoding AMP-binding enzyme: MLDEAGEALPIGGEGELCIEGPSLASGYWARDDLTAQSFISWQGRQLYRTGDRVQRVGEDAYRYLGRRDEQIKLRGFRIELGEIEVCLRRIDGVQDAAVRLHGSGDEACLVAYVELREDAGLGRMSIRRALQQRLPHYMIPGRILLLDSLPKTASGKLDRKRLPAPE; this comes from the coding sequence GTGCTGGATGAGGCAGGCGAGGCGTTACCTATCGGCGGCGAGGGCGAGCTGTGCATCGAAGGGCCGTCGTTGGCCAGCGGCTACTGGGCGCGTGATGACCTGACTGCACAGAGCTTTATTAGCTGGCAAGGCCGCCAGCTGTATCGCACCGGTGACCGCGTGCAGCGGGTCGGTGAAGACGCCTACCGCTATCTGGGGCGGCGTGACGAGCAGATCAAACTGCGCGGCTTTCGCATCGAGTTGGGCGAGATCGAAGTCTGTCTAAGGCGTATCGACGGCGTGCAGGATGCGGCGGTGCGCCTGCATGGCAGCGGCGATGAGGCGTGTCTGGTGGCGTACGTGGAACTGCGCGAGGACGCTGGTTTGGGCCGTATGAGCATTCGCCGCGCGCTGCAGCAGCGGCTGCCGCACTACATGATCCCCGGGCGCATCCTACTGCTCGATAGTTTGCCGAAAACCGCCAGTGGCAAGCTCGATCGCAAGCGTTTGCCGGCTCCGGAATAG